A window of the Helianthus annuus cultivar XRQ/B chromosome 4, HanXRQr2.0-SUNRISE, whole genome shotgun sequence genome harbors these coding sequences:
- the LOC110933338 gene encoding uncharacterized protein LOC110933338, with the protein MGEVCTGKGKNQEMSLVRAGDTRWGSHLKTIHRLLDLWKPVKEVLIALSREGPDRKTKGTALSMAEKMENFEFVFIAHLMLNLLRKTNDLSQALQLKNQNICSAVRLIEDTKYDIKKYRDDGWEELIKEVSIFCAQNEIHMPNMEDIIPGRVRRTIDDEPQTYLHRFRVDIFYQVVDLLLNEMNERFTKSNSELLTCIACLDPRDSFQSFDREKLLRLAELYSEDFTQFDLGQLKIQLDRYISNIRSNEAFSGLQDIGQLAKKMVHMKYHITYALVYRLLELALVLPVATATVERSFSAMKFIKTDLRNKMGDMFLTDALVCYVEKDIFDSVEIEAILQRFQNMGPRRLQLPAVKKNNWCML; encoded by the exons ATGGGTGAAGTTTGTACAGGAAAAGGAAAAAACCAAGAAATGAGTTTAGTCCGAGCTGGTGACACTCGTTGGGGTTCGCATCTTAAAACTATACATCGGCTTTTAGACTTGTGGAAACCAGTGAAAGAAGTACTTATTGCTTTGTCTAGAGAGGGTCCAGATAGAAAAACTAAGGGAACTGCGCTTAGTATGGCTGAGAAAATGGAAAACTTTGAATTTGTTTTTATTGCTCATTTAATGTTGAATTTATTAAGAAAGACAAATGACTTGTCACAAGCCCTACAGCTAAAGAATCAAAATATTTGTAGCGCTGTTCGATTGATTGAAGATACGAAATATGATATAAAGAAATATAGGGACGATGGATGGGAGGAGTTAATAAAAGAAGTCTCTATATTCTGTGCTCAAAATGAAATTCATATGCCTAATATGGAAGACATCATTCCAGGACGAGTTAGAAGGACAATTGATGATGAACCACAAACATATCTCCACCGTTTTCGTGTTGATATTTTTTATCAG GTTGTTGATCTTCTTCTTAATGAAATGAATGAGCGTTTTACTAAGTCTAACTCGGAGTTGCTTACGTGTATTGCGTGCCTTGATCCTAGAGATTCATTTCAATCTTTTGACCGTGAGAAGTTATTACGGCTTGCCGAGTTATATTCAGAAGATTTTACTCAATTTGATCTTGGTCAACTAAAGATACAACTAGATCGGTATATTTCAAATATAAGAAGTAATGAAGCGTTTTCTGGTCTTCAAGATATTGGACAACTTGCAAAGAAAATGGTCCACATGAAGTATCATATTACTTATGCACTCGTCTATCGACTACTTGAGTTGGCATTGGTCTTGCCTGTTGCAACCGCTACTGTCGAAAGATCTTTTTCCGCAATGAAGTTtatcaagacggatttacgcaataaGATGGGTGATATGTTTCTCACAGATGCATTGGTGTGCTATGTCGAGAAAGATATTTTTGATAGTGTTGAAATTGAAGCAATTTTGCAAAGGTTTCAAAATATGGGACCCCGTAGATTACAATTACCagctgttaaaaaaaataattggtgTATGCTATGA